The window AAACTCAACATTCAATAGGAATTGAGTGATAACAAACTGCAACATTGAATATAAAGTGGGTGTTAAAAAATTTGCCAGAACGTGCTGATATTGAGGTCTTAGTAAACATGCTAAAGATCTTGAATCATTTTTAAGATTTCTCCAAATGCATCTTACTAAATGTGGAACTTACTACTATAGTATTTCTGTAGTATAAGTAACATATAGAGGGTTTATGTACATAAGTAacttttttatttccaaaatttatgaattgtttctttatttcagtgGTTTCTAGGTAATTTATCATATCAAGAAGCTTTACTAGATACAGAAGCTGGTATTGTAAATGTCCTCTCCTGTTCTTCAGCCCTTTTTACACTAATTTTAGCTGCTATGTTTCCATCTAGTACTGGTGATAAGTTTTCACTGTCAAAGTTTCTTGCTGTTGTTGTAAGGTAAGTATCACAAGAGAATTTTTGGGTCAATAGCTTgaacttaattatataaaaaatgtgtGTGGAATGTTATCAAGTTTCTAGTAGAATAGACTTAACAAACATACAAgtaatatgtaaacatttataaaaaaaatttagctTATCACCTTGAGATATGTGTAAATTACAGAGCTACTAACCTACTCATTAAGACCAAGTACAATGCACCTAATATATCTATTAGTTCTTCTGGGCCTCTTTTAatatataaccataaattttcaagccatagacaaacacattaacattaaatttaatgttaatgattttgtttattcatttagcttcatttgggtgttattatttaatttcactaaagtgtgtgtatgtgtgaataTGTGTGTCAGTCAGTTTAAATATTATGTGAAAGATAAATTCTATACGGTTCATTCATATTTAGGTTCAGTATATTTTCTCTATTAATGCTACATAAGTAGAACTGTATTCATGGTAGTTTTGTGCATGTTCCAAGCTTTGTTATTAGATTTATTTTAGTTCTAATATTTACAATTAGATTGTAAACTGGGCTATTTTCAGGATATTTTCTCAGTTAACATAACTTAAGTACAACTTTATTCAAAGTAGTTTCATATTCGTACcagcttttgttttttattttattttaatactaatactTATAGTTAGATTGTACTTCCCACCCTAGTTGCACTTGAGACTTAAGGTACTGGAAATCAGGTTTCATTACCCATTATGGGCAGAGCACATGATGAGCTTtgaacttaattacaaacaaacaaatgttagaCTTTATTTTGATAAGGTGATTGGCATAAAGTTTTGTGTAGCCCTGAGAGGCCGTAAATCATTTGTAAAGTTGTTTTAAGTGGACAAAATGCTTATCCTTTGTCATCTAGCTAGTGAAGACACCTAGTTCATCAAAGATAGTTGATCTGTGTGataggatttttttttagttacttttgCTGGAAATAATATgacttttttgttatatttctttaaaaacatattgTACTGTACAAGAGATGGTTCTTGGATTTATTTCAGTATGGGTGGTGTGATATTGATCAGTGCATCAGACCAGCATCGAATCAAGAACTACTTTCCACCAGGTGCCATGTGGTCTGTTGCTGGGGCAGTGTTCTATGCAGCTTACATTGTGATGCTTCGGAGAAAAGTGAACACAGAAGATAGATTAGATATTCCTATGTTTTTTGGTAAGTTTGTACTTATCTGATGTGATATTTTAATGCTACTGAAATGTTCAAATTAGGCATTGAGAGTTTGTCTTCAACGTTGTTTTAGTCTatctgtgtagttttgtttaaACTAAAACCAGACCaaagtgaaaaattaatgaatatatttaacaaataatttaaagatttttatttaaagCTATTTGTGTACTGTATAATGGATTTCCTACAAACCAGTATTTCATTTCACTCACTTATGAAGATACCAATTTAGTGGtcagattatttattattttttgcacagaaaaatttagataaatttataGCCAAGAAGAGGTGGGGCCTGATGGTTAGGATTCTCAGCTCACACTCCCTGAGTTGTAAGTACAATTCCTATTACTGAATTTGATCATCGTTTCAGtagtggaggtgttataatgtgatggtcaatcctactattcatttgtAGCCAAAGAGTAttcaagagtagcccaaaagttgagaGTTGTTGTGTCGACTGCATTCACTGtagtctgtcacttctaaattacgAATAACTAATACAGaaagcccttgagtagctttggccAAAATTCAGcaagcaaacaaaaaatgaagAGGTTCGGCGAGTTTCCCATTTTTATAACCTTGCATAGAGTtagggtacagaaaataacagataaaatataaagtttttaaaaaacaacgacaaatatttgaaatgtgtttaggaAGTTTTGgggattatgcaaatgaaatttgagatgtttaagatgaagaaaagtatttttaatcttaataggaaaatcattttgcacttggactagttaaaaaaatattcatggacaaatctttttttttagtttgttaaaaatatttcactaaaactaaaaactaaattgATCTATGTGAGAGACTTGTAAAGTTTACTGAAACTCTGCCAAAGTTtgtaagatatatatacacacacacacaacatattaaaagtttagtAGTAACAAAACTATGAAGACTTTAAACATGTACAGAGTGGTTAAGTGGTCAATCAGTTTGACTGAGCCCGTGTAGATAGCGTTCAACTTCTGTAAAGTGCTAACCTCCACTGTTGATGAAGGCAATTTGTTCCATAAGTTACTCTGTCAGAAAAACATAGAAGCTTTACTGAATTCATGGCTCATCAGTGTTGTTTGAAAGactgcaaaaaaataaataaaatagaccTCATACATTagttaaatataaacagtttgtttggtttACATGTTTAATcctttagttaataaatttctGAATGATAATGTGTGattaattgtaatgttttatcatgTTATCCAAAAACTTAGAGTGGCAGGTATAGGACTATAATTAAACCAAACATTTCTCATGTTAGTATTGTATTGACATCATCTGGTGACTGTTATTTCTGAGATTATTTTAATAGCAGTTATCTTATTTTTAGGGTTTGTTGGTCTCTTCAATCTTTTAATCATCTGGCCTGGATTCTTCCTTCTTCATTACACAAAAGTAGAAAAATTTCAGTGGCCAACTTATCATCAGTGGTTATTATTGACAGTAAATGCTCTAGTAGGAACTGTGCTGTCTGAGCTGTTATGGTTGTGGTACGTACACCTCTCTATTAGCTAAATGCTCTAGTAGGAACTGTGCTGTCTGAGCTGTTATGGTTGTGGTACGTACACCTCTCTATTAGCTAAATGTTTTGTCCTTTTTTTCATGTTATgtcaatgttttaattgtttaattccAGACTTCTTTATTTTTTCCTTCCCCTTCTTGTTATCTAACATTTCCTAATTTTCTTTATTCCTCATTCTTAGTTTAGAAACAAgttcgttattttattttatataatttgttttaaatagttgAGTACATGGTAGCCAACcataatttgcatatttatatatatttgctgTTCTGTAGGGTTTTAATGTATCTAACAAATGTACCTGCACCATATACAGACATTTTTCTTCATTGGATTTTAAAGGTGTACTGAAATTAGTTTCACTTTTGAGTGAATTGAACTTTTcaggaaataaacattttcatgttttaaaattttaatcaatattttggaaaaaaatgatGTTTATAAAGAGTCCCACTAAAGCAGTAGCAAATAAAAAAGTTGAATGGTCATCATCGAACTGAGAAAATAAAGTATGGAGCTTTTAGAATTTCTTCATCACTACACTTAAAGTTCTGTAGGCAAGGCAGGACCCACAAAAATGGACAGTGAATCAAGTCTGGAATCTAGGAATCCTTCCAGAATACCATCAAGAATCTCTGAAAGTTTCGTGATCAGAGGTCTGGAAACTAGAAAGTGTTTATTGTGGACACACCCGAGATGACACCATGTCTTGTAATATACAGTTGTTTAGCAGTTGCATGTTTTtagaaactgtttagttttgttttccttccataGTTGTTTCTGGATTCATGTAAAGAAATGCCTTTGGGAACTTGAAAAATGATCCAATAGggatcataataataataaaaaaatctaacaaGGAAACAAGGTCGGAgatattgtaaacattatttagtcAAACTATAAACCCCTataataataacacaggcctgtgaacttaaacttcataaaagttgttttggttttaataatttattttttcataattcagctatgcagatttggaaaataatattcattttttctagcatgtaaagatttttttcaaatagGGAAGAATAACTCTTACTTaggtcaaattattatttcatttacagtgatgaacattttttatagttatgtttgttgataaaatattgtagaaagaaactgaaaaaaggaagaacattgatgtcaaacaaaCCTATGCATCCTCATTCATTCTGATTTTTTGTGATGTCAAACAAACCTATGCATCCTCATTCATTCTGATTTTTTGTGATGTCAAACAAACCTATGCATTTTTATTTATCCAGATTTTTTGTGATGTCAAACAAACCTATGCATCCTTATTCATCTGGATTTTTTGTGATGTCAAACAAACCTATGCATCCTTATTCATCTGGATTTTTTGTGATGCCAAACAAACCTATGCATCCTcattcatcctgatttttttATGTGCAATCTACATCTTTTGCTCTTAAAACTACTTGTTGTGATCTTTCTATTTTTGTTCTTCACACAAAAACATGGAAGCTTTATGTGGGGGCATCTCATTTCATTGAACCAGCAGCACTCAGCCATTATTTTGATGTTCCATCTTTCCTAATACCTCCTCTCCATTtccctgatgtcttgatgaaaccttTGAGACATTCAGGGAAAATGTTAGTGTAAGAAATTAACTTTCAAGCTCATGTTGCAACCAAACTCTGAACTTATCGAGtatgatattaacaatatttttgtaatttgggTCTCTGTTGTTttctaaaaatttgttaataatgtCTTCAAAGACAATACATGTTAATTCTTCAACTTTCCTCATTATCCTTTCAAATTGTTCATCTGCAGTCAAATTCCTAATCTGAGGCACAACAAAAATCCCTTCTTTAAGGTTTGCTTCTGAAAGAGCTGGGAATTGTGCACTTAATTACTTGAAGGAGTCACTATTTTTGTCTAATAcctttacaaattgtttcaccAGGCATGTTTTATGTGAAGTGGAGGTAACAGGACTTTTTgttgtgtcaaccaaactttaatatacatatattttttatatacttgtaTCAGACTGACTCCATGTTGCCACTTTTTTATTCGGTGCTGATTTCATGGTCTGCTATTCCATTTACACAAAAAATATGGAAACTTTGTATAACTGGATTGTTGACCCAACCATATACAAAGAACTTTAAGTCTCCACAAAGTATCTAACCATGCTTTTTGTATTTGACCttattataaagaaatttgagatttttgtacATTTTCTACAGATGGACTGAATGAGTAATATAAACAGGTGCATATATGTTACCATTATGAAAAAGAACACCTTTTAGATGTCTCTTAGAGGAATCAATCAATCAATTGCCAGTCGCATGGTTCGTAGACTGCAGCTTCTAGCATTAGTATTAATTCAGAAGTATTGTTGCAATAAACCAATGAACCTTGGTGTAAGCTCTTTCTCATGATTTCTGTACCAGTAAAATGATGTCTCTGGAGAAAGCAAGTTCTTAGCCCCTAAATCTGGATCCAAAAATCTCAGAAGAGTCCTTTGGAAGGTCCAAATCTCTCACCAAATCATTAAGTTCACCTTGTGTGAAAAGTTGTGATTCACCACACATTTCAGGTTTAAAACAATCTCTATACTATTGACATGAGATTCAGAAACAGATTATACTATATCAAGAGCTTCTGGTGGAGTAGGtgcaggtacatcaggtccataaacaacaggtttTATATTAGATTGAATGTTCAGattagaaatttcttttttatttcaagtgttgtagctttgcacattatatgaacaaaaacaacagtCATCTCCATGGTTTCTAGGCTCATTCCAGACCACTGGATTTCCAAAAAAGACAAAGACTTTTTCATACCTTTAGACCATTGTCTCAACTCTTTGACACAAATAGTGCAAACTTGGTGCAGAGCCCATGATTTGCCTGGGTCCCTAAGTTTTATTCTTAAATACACGTAATATTCTTTTCTGAGGAATTATGTAATGTTTccttacaacaaatataacagaatatgtttgggtcGTATACATAACTTCTTATTGCCATAATGAtggataaataatattgaaaagaaaacaataatgcCAAAttgcacacacaaacaaatactatccagaaatgacacatcATGTGACCTGTTCACTGTCTATATACTAGTGGTGCATTTCTCATGGGTTCTAGAACAATTAATAAGACTTACATCATGATTGGATGAAAGAGGTCTATAGCCAGTGATTGTcagcattttaaacataacaaagtGTGActcaatttcaatgaaaatgattctcttatGTAAAAGTgcatatgatgttttgtgaaaagtCAGAACATGAttgagaaaaatggatatcattgtAGGGTTCAGCTTACAGGAATTATTGTGGACAACCAGTAATAAGCACTGAGTAAAAATTATTGGGTCTAAGGTGGTTTGTGAGTAAACTGGTCATTTTATGTAATGCACCATGTTAGTGTGTTGACCAAATATATTTTGGCTCTGGATATTTCCAGTTCATCCTGGAAGAGTGTTAAAGAGATCTTGTAAATTTTTTTTAGCTTGTAAAGTGTAGAGTTCCTGTGGTGTTTAGGCTTTGGTTTCCCTGATCTTTTTCTTCTCCTGTGGTTAAGGACTTTGAATGAGTATATGAGCTTCATTGTTTATGAGGGTGCTCATTTGGGGGCTACTTTTTAAAGTATTGTCATTTGTAGAATGTGaaacacattctgtaaaattTGTTGAAATGCCTATAGTTCCAGACTTTTCAGACACCTGTAGAATATCCCTCGGGTATCCTGCACAAAATTCAGCAAAACAACGTTTCTACCCTCTAGTAACAGTGTGTGGGAAAATGACTCAATTTGTCAACCTACCAATTATGTGTGATCCTGTTTCATTTTTGTGAAGATATTAGTTGTGGTGGTTGTTGATCCTGTATTTCCAGACGTTTGTTCACCTTAATGCTTCATACAACTAGCCCGTCTCAAACTCGATACCTGGTATAAATTAAATGAACTTTAGCAGTTGATCAACCATCATTACAAAGCAAAATAGTTTGACAAGTATCAATCAGAAATATGATGTAGTAATTATGAAGCAAAATCATGTATATTGACcactaagtaaaatattaaatcatctGATCACAAGTCCTCTGGTGATTATTTGAGAACTTTGCTTATAGAAAGAAGGCTGAAGTTGTATTACCTaattcactttttaaaattatattgattaCTGTTGCTGATTATTATGTTATAgaagaattaatttgtttgattATCTAAGAGCTGAAACTTGTGAGCTCTAACAGTTCTcagaaattattgtttttctcttGGAATTGGggtatgaaatttaatgttatatttctttagacacattttttttaaactaccaAAATAGATTATTTgtggtatattgttttaattgctatatttcgttttttttttcttctgagtacctatcttgttttttgtttttttaatgtaagagCTGATTTCCTTTTTGTTTCTCCTACAGGGGCTGTTTTTTGACTTCATCCTTAATTGCCACATTGTCAATCTCATTAACAATTCCATTAACAATCTTGTTTGATATGGTTTTAAAAAAGGTTAGTTCTCTTATTTTGTGTAACAATCAGTATGTAACcacagtaactagttttaaaGCAACACTTTTGAAGTATTGTTGGCAGTAAACAAAACCACAGCTAGTTCTTATTCTGATGTTTTAAAGACCATCTTAATTACATCCATTAAGTGAATAATTTAGAGAAGAATACATAACCTGCAATTTAAAAGCATTTCTGTTAAGTATTGTGACTACACTACACCATATAAACCATTCTCTATGGTCTGGTGGTCAAGACTACTTGATTTGCTATCTGTGGGTCCCAGCTTTGACTCCTGTCACTCAGTATTCtcctttcagccataagggcaTTACAGTATGAAGAtcagtcccactgttcattggtaaagagtggctcaagagcttgtggtgttgactagctgccttctcttcagtctatcacttcaaaataagggatggctagtgcagatagcccttaagtggctttttgcaaattaaaattaacttataaattatccTTTTAACCAGCTTTCATATACAAATCCAGTCATCACAAGTTTTGTATCCTATTATAATCAAATTACAAATGTACTCCAGTTATTACAAGTGACATAGTTAAATTAGAAACGTAACCCAACATCATAAGTTTCCCACACAGATATGTGATCAGATTAGAGGTGTAATCCAACACAATTAGAGAGAGGTATACAGTAAATATGAAGTACTCAGTAAAAATTTGAAGTATTAGTAACAAAAGTGTTACTTGGTAAGATAAATGCCATTTAAAGTACTGCCTCAAGactgtttttaaacttataaaactgtagctaactgaaaatgaaaaaactTTGTGTATGAGGTAATTAgacttgttttgtattttaaaaatatatagtaatcTAATTGGAAATGTATCTTatgaaagtgaaatttaaaagaagtatttattgtatctgatatttaagaaatgtttcagttCATTGTGAGAGATAATAAACCTTCTGATATGGAAAATAAttaggtttttatttcataaatatttgttttttgtcctGACTGTACTTATTAAAGAAGAATGAATGATATTTATCTAATTACTTTCATACAGGTAAAATATCCAAACCTCTTTTTCTTTGGAATGATGCCAATGTTTCTGTCTTTCTTCATTGTTACCTTACTTGCACACTATGACAACTGGGATCCAGTGACAGAGTACTTGCATAAACTAGTCAGTTGGATATGTTGTAGGAAAAAACCAAATATAAGGTAAGGTAAAAATGTTACTAGGAATTTGAAGTTTGTTGCagttgtttggttaactattatTATGATATATACGTACTTCCTGTGTAATGTTGGGTCTAATACGTATAGAATATATAGCTATTATATAATGCATATAAAATCACAGAAAATCTTGTGGGAAATCATTATGGAAGCCATGTCACTATACTCTTTGCTGGTCTTCGATTTTCACTTTGAAGTTAAATGTAGCCCAATTCCTTATAGGTCTCTGTCTTACAGACTGCACGAAGTTGACCAGGAGCAGTCTGAGTCATTGATTAATGTGAACAGTGAATACTCATGATGACTTCTCCAGATTACCTGCTGAGAATATTTAGTGGTGTTTTACCCTGTCAAGATGTACCAGCTTGATGATGGTATCACTTACAAATTTACAATGGTCAGGTTTTGTGATTCTTGTGTGCttacatttgtttaattaaacattgtAGCTgtgtgatataaatataaatatatatatatgtgtgtgtgtgtgtgttaaacacATGCTTTTTTcccaacaaaataaaaagtattcttACTATGCTAAACAACCTGCACAATTTTGATAGTAAATCTCCTGTATGTCAGaattatacacaaatattgtCTGTGTAGTAATGACTTGACTATGTGGTCAAACATACAGTGTAGTATTTTACATTGACCTCTCATTGGTAACTAGAAAAATGTACCATACTAATAACCTTGAGATTTTGTTATATAGAAATGTAGTAACTCTAAGAAAATTGCTGATGTATAATTAAAGCAGTGACCTCTTGAATACCACAGAGATTCAGttattagttattgttttattgaccAGCAAACTACAGTACTGTAGGGCTGTAGAATTGATCTCTTGAACAGTCAGGGTACTACTATAGCATAAGATAATAGTGAAATACCATAGGGTAAAACTAGAGGAATGATGTCCCGAGAATAAAATGTTGTGTACAACTGTTgcaatattttcttaattatgttgatttttttttattgtatacaacCTACGTGATCATACCTGTATGCACCTGAGGTTTACAGTGAAAATTATGATGTATTTAGCCACTTTGCAGTTTTGTGTATATGTTACAGACTAAGTACATAATTTTGTGTGTTCTAAAACTTAGATCATTTTTGTTAACACagattattgaaattatttaaaatcatagcaagaattattatttgattattatacttttcagttaaaagtgttgaaaaaaaattaaaattttaataaagaaactaaaaagacagataatgttttattaattcatagCTTTGATTTCACTCATTTACCTTGGCTGTGTATAAATACATCATACAGATGTGCCTGTTAACATGGCTATTATCTCTATAATAAGTGATTTTCGTGTCACTATATAATTTGCCATAAGTATTAAATACAAGATTTTTAACTTGGCTTCTTAGAGGTTTCTGTTTAGATTGGGAAAAGTAATTTGGGGATTTCATGTTAATGGTTACTCATGATCGTGATAACTTCAACTACTTATGTACAATTAAGTAAAAATAGCTGTTAGGACCAAGTTTTTACCGTAGgtcatgaaaaaataattttaatttcaagtaataCTAATAACATCATTCTTGAatagtgtaataattttaaaatactaattttaacatatttaaaatggacTATTTTTTGACACATTACACACAAATTATTCATACACATGATGTCATTACTGCAAAAAATTcagtatgaaaataatttataggaTTTTTAGCTTGGGATCAGTAGAGGTTATAAAAGTGTACTGAACATGTTTTTAGATGGCCAAGGTTACAGAATTAAagcaacagaaagtgttcatCTTGTGAAATGTAATCCAATGAGTTTTAAGGATTTCTTTTTGACATTTCAGTCCTTGCATTACAGATTGTGATTGTTACATttagtttcagtttttgttttgatgGCTAGTCAGCACTGTTTACCATAATTCATGTACATATATTTCTGCTGTatctttaatgtaaaataattttgatataaaacttgATTCCATTTTGTAAGAGTTAGTTATACAGATCATTAAGCTATTTAAGTAGCCATATTTGTTTGCCTTATTTAACTTCAACAgtgaaatgttcattttttttttaaatttgttcctGAAGAAAGACTGTTGTTAGCCTGAAAACTtaaatcaagttttaatattgtatgattGCCATTTTGTTCAAGTTGTGGAgttgaaatatgattttaaatgttcttttaaaattttccCTTCTAAGATATTAATGACACTGATAATTGAACTAGACATTGATAACTAAAATTATGAGTATCTAAGAAAACTGCCTGTAATAAGTTTGTCATGTTTTTGGAAGTgcttatatttacaaatttagatATCTTACTCCATTGTTCATAGCACTTAAGATATTTTTAGCTTTATTGCTATTGGCTATGTTATGCAACAGACCAATTATTTAATGTTCCAAAAATATCCATGTTTTTTGTATAACTCTTGTTATtgctattaaatatttaactatgTTGTTAAAAAGTCACAATGATCTTGTGGTATACGTATTTCTAAACCAGACGGAAGTTCTTGGTTTGTTCCATTTTTGAGGCAAACAGCCATCAGTACTTAGCTGTTAAGccatgttctttatttttactcATTTCCAGTATACAGAAACTTTGATCTACGTGAAATATTTTTgctttccttcttttttttcaaatagatacCAAGATAATTTCTTTCATTGTATCTGTTATTTTTGTGATTAATTTGGGTAATGAATGAGTAAAATTGTtaccacatacaaacatttttaacctcagcagtaaaatgaaatattaataaaggcCTGGAACATTATGACAAAAAAAATAGACTTAAATACTAACTGCCATTACCTATGTgcctgaataaaaaaaatcattttgaataTGGTTTTATGAGGATCagtttgtgtaattttaaactttacaatatttacatGTTCGGTTTAACTGGAAGATCCAGAAACTTGAGTAGGCAATAGGTTACAGAACAGTATTACTAACACACATTCAGCCTGTTTAATCTTATTTATAACTTTCATGGCACAGGTGAAATCACAGTACCTTTTGAAActtgaattttgtaaataacaagATAGTTTGGATTagctttcagtaaaaaaaaaaaaagagatgtaaATATTATTGGACACTGGAAGCATCCACTTGGGTTTAAGAAATTAATGTTATAAGCACTTGATACTGGCTTTAAATGTTATGAGCATTCAATACTAAATGGCATAAGCACTTCTGTTATGTGCAAGTTGAAGTTTGTTATTATGTGTTTTAGGTGTAGAATCCTTTGAATAACAAGTGTACTCATATTTCCTTGAAGTGTTTATTGAATGATATACAAAGGTTTTGTGATACTTATTAGTGTGTGAAGAGTTTGGCACAAGTTAACACTTACCCCTTAAACTACTGACTAACAGACCTTTATCTTTAAAAGTTAATAGTTTTATCTCAGTGTCTCCAATACAAGTTCTTCCATATTCAAAGGTTGGCCTTCCCTCTTTGAAAACAAGACACTTAAATCTATTGAATGATTTACAGCCAGTCTCAGAATTCAGATACATTGAAATTTTCCTTTTACTCTAATTAGTCAATGATAACAATTATTGTGTTTCATGTGGTAGGGGAACtgctttattataatataaagattCCTTTCCAAGTCACTTTAGTACAGAGTCAAGACATAAGATCGAAGGCTAGAGTGTCCAATATAACGGTACACATTCATCACTGGAACTAAGATGCCAAAGGAGAATAAAGTTAAAATGAC of the Tachypleus tridentatus isolate NWPU-2018 chromosome 13, ASM421037v1, whole genome shotgun sequence genome contains:
- the LOC143239674 gene encoding solute carrier family 35 member F5 isoform X2; translated protein: MAILTKSQRLVVGVVTLLVVDIIWVISSELTKYVFKNEGFSKPFFSTYVKTTMFMIYLFGFIIWKPWRDQCFNRPVYTLMDLNRDSDNESERRTIEEPLLSDSTWVPIRFHDGGDKGSGNESDDSAAARGLKSVRFSKLTEVRQLSDSQADDALLARLSYMATVRAQEAALRDATKLSVKQVAKIALLFCIPWFLGNLSYQEALLDTEAGIVNVLSCSSALFTLILAAMFPSSTGDKFSLSKFLAVVVSMGGVILISASDQHRIKNYFPPGAMWSVAGAVFYAAYIVMLRRKVNTEDRLDIPMFFGFVGLFNLLIIWPGFFLLHYTKVEKFQWPTYHQWLLLTVNALVGTVLSELLWLWGCFLTSSLIATLSISLTIPLTILFDMVLKKVKYPNLFFFGMMPMFLSFFIVTLLAHYDNWDPVTEYLHKLVSWICCRKKPNIRLHEVDQEQSESLINVNSEYS
- the LOC143239674 gene encoding solute carrier family 35 member F5 isoform X1, giving the protein MAILTKSQRLVVGVVTLLVVDIIWVISSELTKYVFKNEGFSKPFFSTYVKTTMFMIYLFGFIIWKPWRDQCFNRPVYTLMDLNRDSDNESERRTIEEPLLSDSTWVPIRFHDGGDKGSGNESDDSAAARGLKSVRFSKLTEVRQLSDSQADDALLARLSYMATVRAQEAALRDATKLSVKQVAKIALLFCIPWFLGNLSYQEALLDTEAGIVNVLSCSSALFTLILAAMFPSSTGDKFSLSKFLAVVVSMGGVILISASDQHRIKNYFPPGAMWSVAGAVFYAAYIVMLRRKVNTEDRLDIPMFFGFVGLFNLLIIWPGFFLLHYTKVEKFQWPTYHQWLLLTVNALVGTVLSELLWLWGCFLTSSLIATLSISLTIPLTILFDMVLKKVKYPNLFFFGMMPMFLSFFIVTLLAHYDNWDPVTEYLHKLVSWICCRKKPNIRSLSYRLHEVDQEQSESLINVNSEYS